In Macadamia integrifolia cultivar HAES 741 chromosome 13, SCU_Mint_v3, whole genome shotgun sequence, one DNA window encodes the following:
- the LOC122059931 gene encoding pleiotropic drug resistance protein 3-like, with product MAGFAGEEEIESFRIELAEIGRSIQSSFRRHTSSFRSNPRTSSVRDDPDADVDVVDIVHTIVVDEFISSKWAEIERLPTFERLKYSCFDDFDDQRENKGKRVVDVTKLTALERHVFIERFIKHIENDNLRLLQKLRDRIDKTGVTLPTVEVRYKNLSVQAVCEIVHGKPLTTLWSSIRSKLYGFAMLSGLKSKVTKINILKDINGVIKPGRMTLLLGPPSSGKTTLLLALSGKLNQSLKVTGEITYNGYKLEEFVPQKTSAYISQFDQHIAEMTVRETLDFSACCQGVGSRAEIMKEVTRREKQAGIIPDPDVDTYMKAISAKSTGKSLQTDYILKILGLDICADTLVGDAMRRGISGGQKKRLTTGEMIVGPTKALFMDEISNGLDSSTTFQIVSCLQHLVHLTDATALISLLQPAPETYDLFDDIVLMAEGKIVYHGRKIHILEFFEDCGFKCPKRKGAADFLQEVLSKKDQEQYWFPKEKPYSYVSVDQFRKKFKAFHVGHKLEEELSEPFDKSQSHKNALSFSLYSLSKWEIFKACMKREFILMRRNSFIYVFKAVQLVIIAFISMTLFLRTQMRIDVFHANYYMGSLFLGIIMMLSDGYPELSMSVSRLAVFYKQRECCFYPAWCYAIPTTILKAPLSVMQSLVWTTLTYYVIGYSPEFQRFLCQFLILFAVHQATISMFRFIASVTQTAIAAMSAGLMAWVFLFVFSGFIIPKSSMPSWLKWAFWVSPLSYGEIGMTVNEFLAPRWQKTSTNTTIGHQILESHGLNFASYYYWISLGALFAFTVLYNVGFVLAVTFLKPPGMSRAIISHEKVSQLQGKDEYDDGHVEEKLSIAHQKIVAKPMKGRMVLPFEPLTITFQDLQYYLDVSLEMREQGITKRKLQLLHDITGAFRPGVLTALMGVSGAGKTTLLDVLSGRKTSGSIEGEIRISGYPKVQETFARISGYCEQHDIHSPQITVEESVMYSAWLRLSPEIDSNTKAEFINEVLETIELDEIKDKLVGMPGITGLTTEQRKRLTIAVELVANPSIIFMDEPTSGLDARAAAIVMRVVKNVVDTGRTIVCTIHQPSIEIFEAFDELILLKTGGHMIYSGPLGLHSSRIIEYFEGISRVQKMKDNYNPATWMLEVTSTSGEAELGVDFAQIYRESTLYKENKELVKQLCIPPPGSKGLHFSTCFPQNGWGQFKACLWKQNLLYWRSPDYNLRRFMFTFITSLVFGVLFWKQGKKINNQQDLFNIFGSIFGGVLFLGVNNCSSVLPFVAIERTVLYRERFAGMYSSWGYSFAQVVIELPYLFAQALIYLIITYPMIGFGASAYKIFWYLYATFCTVLFFNYLGIFLVAATPNLHVAAISTSAFYALMNIFSGYLIPKPQIPKWWLWLYYLTPTSWSLNGILTSQYGNVKEEIVVFGETETLSNFIRDYYGFHHDRLYVSAIFLIAFPLATASLFAICIGKLNFQKR from the exons ATGGCAGGGTTTGCTGGGGAAGAAGAGATAGAATCATTTCGAATCGAATTAGCAGAGATTGGAAGGAGCATTCAATCATCGTTTCGACGCCATACTTCGAGTTTTCGAAGCAATCCAAGAACCAGTTCTGTGAGAGATGATCCTGATGCtgatgttgatgttgttgaTATTGTTCATACTATTGTTGTTGATGAGTTTATCAGTTCAAAGTGGGCTGAGATTGAGAGGCTACCCACTTTTGAAAGGCTCAAGTATtcttgttttgatgattttgatgatcaaagagaaaacaaagggaaaagagtGGTGGATGTTACAAAGCTTACAGCTTTAGAACGACATGTGTTCATAGAGAGGTTCATCAAGCACATTGAGAATGATAATCTCCGGTTGTTGCAGAAGCTTAGAGATAGAATAGACAA AACTGGTGTGACATTGCCCACTGTGGAGGTGAGATATAAAAATCTATCTGTGCAAGCAGTGTGTGAGATTGTTCATGGCAAGCCTCTTACTACTTTATGGAGCTCCATTAGAAGCAAACTTTAT ggGTTCGCAATGCTTTCTGGTTTAAAGTCTAAAGTAACCAAAATCAACATCCTCAAAGACATCAATGGTGTTATCAAGCCAGGGAG GATGACACTACTGCTTGGTCCTCCAAGTTCTGGCAAAACGACATTGTTGTTAGCCCTTTCAGGAAAACTAAACCAATCTCTCAAG GTCACAGGGGAAATCACCTACAATGGTTATAAGCTAGAAGAGTTTGTTCCACAAAAAACATCTGCTTACATAAGCCAATTTGACCAGCACATTGCTGAGATGACTGTGAGAGAAACACTTGATTTCTCTGCGTGTTGTCAAGGAGTtggaagcagagcag AGATTATGAAAGAAGTCACTAGAAGGGAGAAACAGGCAGGAATTATCCCAGATCCAGATGTAGATACTTACATGAAG GCAATTTCAGCCAAAAGCACAGGAAAATCACTACAAACAGATTACATATTGAAG ATTCTTGGACTTGATATTTGTGCTGATACACTGGTTGGAGATGCCATGAGAAGAGGTATATCAGGTGGTCAGAAGAAGAGATTGACTACAG GGGAGATGATCGTGGGTCCAACAAAAGCtctgttcatggatgaaatatCAAATGGATTAGATAGTTCCACTACTTTTCAGATTGTTTCTTGTCTTCAACATTTGGTGCATCTCACAGATGCAACAGCATTAATTTCGCTGCTTCAGCCGGCTCCAGAGACCTATGATCTCTTCGATGACATTGTCTTGATGGCAGAAGGAAAGATTGTGTACCATGGTCGAAAGATTCATattcttgaattttttgaagATTGTGGGTTTAAGTGTCCGAAAAGGAAAGGGGCTGCTGACTTTCTTCAAGAG GTTCTCTCCAAAAAGGATCAAGAACAATACTGGTTCCCCAAGGAAAAACCATACAGTTATGTTTCTGTTGATCAGTTCCGTAAGAAATTTAAGGCTTTTCATGTTGGGCACAAGCTAGAAGAGGAGCTTTCAGAACCATTTGATAAATCTCAAAGCCATAAAAATGCTCTATCGTTTAGCTTGTACTCTCTAAGTAAATGGGAGATCTTCAAAGCCTGCATGAAAAGAGAATTCATTCTTATGAGGCGGAATTCTTTCATTTATGTATTCAAAGCAGTTCAG CTTGTCATCATTGCATTCATCAGCATGACTCTTTTTCTGCGAACTCAAATGCGTATCGATGTATTCCATGCAAACTATTACATGGGTTCCTTATTTCTTGGGATTATCATGATGCTTTCTGATGGATACCCAGAATTGTCTATGTCAGTTTCAAGGCTTGCCGTTTTCTACAAACAAAGAGAATGTTGCTTTTACCCAGCTTGGTGTTATGCTATTCCAACAACTATTCTAAAGGCTCCACTTTCAGTGATGCAGTCCTTAGTTTGGACAACTTTAACTTACTATGTCATTGGATACAGTCCTGAGTTTCAAAG GTTTCTCTGCCAATTTCTTATACTTTTTGCTGTGCATCAAGCAACAATATCCATGTTCCGATTTATTGCCTCAGTCACCCAAACTGCAATTGCTGCCATGTCAGCAGGACTTATGGCTTGGGTATTCCTGTTTGTATTTAGTGGCTTTATAATTCCAAAAT CCTCAATGCCTTCCTGGTTGAAGTGGGCATTTTGGGTTTCTCCATTGTCATATGGAGAGATAGGCATGACTGTGAACGAATTTCTCGCTCCTCGATGGCAAAAG ACGTCCACAAACACTACTATCGGGCACCAAATACTTGAAAGCCATGGGTTGAACTTTGCTAGCTACTATTATTGGATTTCTCTTGGTGCCTTATTTGCTTTTACGGTTCTTTATAATGTTGGATTTGTACTGGCTGTAACTTTTTTGAAGC CTCCTGGGATGTCTCGTGCAATTATTTCTCATGAGAAAGTCTCCCAATTACAAGGAAAGGATGAATACGACGATGGTCATGTTGAGGAGAAGCTTAGTATTGCTCATCAAAAAATTGTTGCAAAACCTATGAAAG GACGGATGGTCTTACCTTTTGAGCCCCTAACAATAACTTTCCAGGATCTTCAGTACTACCTTGACGTTTCTTTG GAAATGAGAGAACAAGGCATCACAAAGAGAAAGCTACAACTCCTTCATGATATTACTGGTGCATTTAGGCCTGGTGTCCTTACAGCATTGATGGGTGTTAGTGGAGCTGGGAAAACAACTCTTTTAGATGTTCTTTCTGGAAGAAAAACAAGTGGTTCAATTGAGGGAGAAATAAGGATTAGTGGATATCCCAAAGTTCAAGAGACATTTGCAAGGATATCAGGTTACTGTGAACAACATGACATACATTCTCCACAGATCACCGTAGAAGAGTCGGTGATGTATTCTGCTTGGCTGCGGCTCTCACCTGAAATTGATTCAAATACAAAAGCT GAATTTATCAATGAAGTCCTTGAAACAATCGAACTTGATGAAATTAAGGATAAATTGGTTGGCATGCCTGGAATTACTGGTCTAACTACTGAGCAACGCAAACGTCTCACAATAGCTGTTGAGCTTGTTGCAAACCCATCTATTATTTTTATGGACGAACCCACATCGGGTCTAGATGCAAGAGCAGCTGCAATTGTCATGCGGGTAGTGAAGAATGTGGTTGATACAGGACGGACAATTGTTTGCACTATCCACCAGCCAAGCATCGAAATATTTGAGGCTTTTGACGAG TTGATTTTATTGAAAACTGGAGGACACATGATCTACTCTGGACCACTTGGTCTGCATTCAAGTAGGATTATTGAATATTTTGag GGTATCTCCCGGGTTCAGAAGATGAAGGACAACTATAATCCAGCCACATGGATGTTAGAGGTTACATCTACATCAGGAGAAGCAGAGCTTGGTGTTGATTTCGCCCAAATTTATAGAGAATCTACTTTGTACAA GGAAAACAAAGAACTGGTTAAGCAATTATGTATACCACCTCCTGGTTCGAAGGGTTTGCATTTTTCTACCTGTTTTCCACAGAATGGTTGGGGCCAGTTCAAAGCATGCTTGTGGAAACAAAATTTATTATACTGGAGAAGTCCAGATTACAATTTAAGGCGCTTCATGTTTACATTTATCACATCTTTGGTGTTCGGAGTACTATTTTGGAAGCAAGGAAAGAAGAT aaataaCCAACAAGACCTGTTCAAtatatttggttcaatttttggTGGTGTTCTTTTCTTGGGTGTAAATAATTGCTCATCCGTCCTACCATTTGTTGCAATAGAGCGCACTGTCTTGTATAGGGAAAGATTTGCTGGAATGTACTCCTCATGGGGGTATTCATTTGCCCAG GTGGTAATTGAGCTTCCCTATTTGTTCGCTCAAGCTCTTATTTATCTCATCATCACATATCCCATGATTGGATTTGGTGCATCAGCATATAAGATATTCTGGTACCTCTATGCTACTTTCTGCACCGTACTTTTCTTCAATTACCTTGGGATTTTTCTTGTGGCTGCCACACCAAATCTTCATGTTGCTGCTATATCAACCTCTGCTTTCTATGCATTGATGAATATATTTTCTGGATACCTGATACCAAAACCG CAAATTCCCAAGTGGTGGTTGTGGTTGTATTATTTGACCCCTACATCCTGGTCGCTAAATGGTATCCTTACTTCACAATATGGAAATGTAAAAGAGGAGATAGTGGTGTTTGGTGAAACTGAAACACTATCTAACTTCATAAGAGATTACTACGGGTTTCACCATGATCGGTTATATGTTTCGGCCATTTTTCTCATTGCTTTCCCTCTTGCCACTGCATCTCTTTTTGCAATTTGTATAGGTAAACTGAACTTCCAAAAGAGGTAA